In Actinoplanes sp. NBC_00393, a single genomic region encodes these proteins:
- a CDS encoding IS3 family transposase encodes MLNRDFSPPPEPNVAWVGDLTEIPCEQGKFYLATVLDLHSRRAVGFAMGAHHDAALATAALQVAIAVRGGDVAGVIFHSDQCGEYTGNLFRAACQRAKVRQSMGRTGSGLDNAVAESFNSTLEFELLADAGRYATRAQARTAVAAFIDEYNHDRRHSTAGRLPPAVYEARVRAEQAA; translated from the coding sequence CTGCTCAACCGGGACTTCAGCCCGCCACCCGAGCCGAACGTCGCGTGGGTCGGTGACCTCACCGAAATCCCGTGCGAGCAGGGCAAGTTCTACCTCGCCACCGTGCTGGACCTGCACTCACGCCGAGCGGTCGGGTTCGCCATGGGCGCCCACCACGACGCCGCCCTCGCGACCGCGGCGTTGCAGGTCGCGATCGCGGTCCGCGGCGGCGACGTGGCCGGGGTGATCTTCCACTCCGATCAATGCGGGGAGTACACCGGCAACCTCTTCCGCGCCGCCTGCCAGCGGGCGAAAGTGCGCCAGTCCATGGGCCGCACCGGCTCCGGCCTGGACAACGCGGTCGCCGAGTCCTTCAACTCCACCCTCGAGTTCGAACTGCTCGCCGACGCCGGCCGCTACGCCACCCGGGCCCAGGCCCGCACCGCGGTCGCCGCGTTCATCGACGAATACAACCACGACAGACGGCACTCGACCGCAGGCCGGCTCCCGCCGGCGGTCTACGAGGCCCGGGTCCGTGCCGAACAGGCAGCATGA
- a CDS encoding ATP-binding protein, giving the protein MNHVDNCRPPPAVELQRWALSGSAELRSLRTSLQQALSGIRTAGCDDLEDIAERVVLVATELATNALQHGLPPTTVRLLYHEGRLVLDVADHNPGYAPVEAALSLAGDRSRGLPIVRAMSLDVGWYAEDDVKHVWASFSVEPQPVAVLSQDR; this is encoded by the coding sequence ATGAATCACGTCGACAATTGCCGGCCGCCGCCCGCCGTTGAACTGCAGCGATGGGCACTGTCCGGTTCCGCCGAGTTGCGCTCGCTGCGCACATCACTGCAGCAGGCCCTCAGCGGGATACGAACCGCGGGTTGCGACGATCTGGAGGACATCGCCGAGCGCGTCGTGCTGGTCGCCACCGAGCTGGCCACGAACGCCTTGCAACACGGGTTGCCGCCCACCACCGTACGGCTGCTGTATCACGAAGGTCGTCTGGTCCTTGACGTCGCCGATCACAATCCCGGCTATGCCCCCGTCGAGGCCGCGCTGTCCCTGGCCGGGGATCGCAGCCGTGGCCTGCCCATCGTCCGCGCGATGTCCCTGGACGTCGGCTGGTATGCCGAAGACGACGTCAAGCATGTCTGGGCGTCCTTCTCCGTCGAGCCGCAGCCGGTCGCCGTCCTCAGTCAGGACCGTTGA
- a CDS encoding SigB/SigF/SigG family RNA polymerase sigma factor, whose translation MTVIADTAVRSDATTSTDRASELIMAMAALPAGHPSRAGLRDRAIEAWLPLARHLSNRYANRGEPRDDLYQVAVMGLIKATDRFEADRGVDFAGFAIPTIVGELKRHFRDKTWSVRVPRRLQELRLAITGANNTLSHTLGRAPTVADIAKHLEISEDEVIEGLEGARAYNSTSLSTPISEGGTELGETLGAEDTGFAEAEARISLGPAMATLDEREQKIVTLRFYGNLTQQQIAEQIGISQMHVSRLLTKALAKLRRHLDTVDA comes from the coding sequence ATGACTGTCATCGCTGACACCGCTGTCCGTTCCGATGCCACCACGAGCACCGACCGGGCCAGCGAGCTGATCATGGCGATGGCGGCCCTCCCGGCCGGGCACCCGTCCCGGGCCGGCCTGCGGGACCGGGCGATCGAGGCGTGGCTGCCCCTCGCCCGGCACCTGTCCAACCGTTACGCCAACCGCGGCGAGCCCCGCGACGACCTCTACCAGGTCGCCGTCATGGGCCTGATCAAGGCCACCGACCGGTTCGAGGCCGACCGTGGTGTCGACTTCGCCGGGTTCGCGATCCCGACCATCGTCGGTGAACTCAAGCGACACTTCCGGGACAAGACCTGGTCGGTACGGGTGCCACGGCGCCTGCAGGAGCTGCGCCTCGCGATCACCGGCGCCAACAACACGCTCAGCCACACCCTCGGTCGCGCTCCGACCGTCGCCGACATCGCCAAGCACCTGGAGATCAGCGAGGACGAGGTCATCGAGGGCCTCGAAGGCGCCCGCGCCTACAACTCCACCAGCCTGTCCACCCCGATCAGCGAGGGCGGCACCGAACTCGGCGAGACCCTGGGCGCTGAGGACACCGGCTTCGCCGAGGCGGAGGCCCGGATTTCGCTCGGCCCGGCGATGGCCACGCTCGACGAGCGCGAGCAGAAGATCGTCACGCTGCGCTTCTACGGTAACCTCACCCAGCAGCAGATCGCCGAGCAGATCGGTATCTCCCAGATGCACGTCTCCCGGCTGCTGACCAAGGCATTGGCCAAGCTGCGCCGGCACCTCGACACCGTCGACGCCTGA